One Brassica napus cultivar Da-Ae chromosome C4, Da-Ae, whole genome shotgun sequence genomic region harbors:
- the LOC106447429 gene encoding eukaryotic translation initiation factor 2 subunit alpha homolog — translation MASQTPNLECRMYEAKYPEVDMAVMIQVKNIADMGAYVSLLEYNNIEGMILFSELSRRRIRSVSSLIKVGRIEPVMVLRVDKEKGYIDLSKRRVSEEDIQTCEERYNKSKLVHSIMRHVAETLSIDLEELYVNIGWPLYRKHGHAFEAFKILVTDPDSVLGSLTREVKEVGPDGQEVTKVVPAVTEEVKDALVKNIRRRMTPQPMKIRADIELKCFQFDGVVHIKEAMRKAEAAGNDDCPVKIKLVAPPLYVLTTQTLDKDQGIEILTEAIVACTETIDQHKGKLVVKEAPRAVSERDDKMLTEHMAKLRMDNEEISGDEESGEEEEDTGMGEVDIEGAGIIE, via the exons ATGGCGAGTCAAACCCCGAATCTAGAGTGCCGGATGTACGAAGCCAAGTACCCAGAAGTCGACATGGCTGTGATGATCCAAGTCAAGAACATCGCCGACATGGGAGCCTACGTGTCCCTCCTCGAGTACAACAACATCGAAGGCATGATCCTCTTCTCCGAGCTCTCCCGCCGTCGGATCCGGAGTGTGAGCAGCTTGATCAAGGTCGGGAGAATCGAGCCCGTCATGGTCCTGCGTGTGGATAAAGAGAAAGGTTACATTGATCTGAGCAAACGTAGAGTTAGTGAGGAAGATATTCAGACTTGTGAAGAGAGGTATAACAAGAGCAAGCTCGTTCATTCTATCATGCGTCATGTCGCTGAGACTCTTTCTATCGATTTGGAG GAGTTGTATGTGAACATTGGGTGGCCTTTGTACCGGAAACATGGTCATGCTTTTGAG gCTTTCAAGATCTTAGTGACTGATCCTGATTCAGTGTTGGGTTCACTCACACGTGAGGTCAAAGAAGTTGGGCCTGATGGGCAGGAG GTGACTAAAGTTGTACCTGCTGTTACGGAAGAAGTGAAGGATGCTCTTGTGAAGAACATTAGGAGGAGGATGACACCACAACCGATGAAAATCCGTGCTGATATCGAGTTGAAATGTTTTCAGTTTGACGGAGTTGTCCACATCAAG GAGGCCATGAGAAAGGCTGAAGCTGCTGGAAACGATGACTGTCCTGTGAAGATTAAGTTGGTTGCTCCGCCTCTTTATGTCCTTACTACTCAGACTCTTGACAAG GACCAAGGGATTGAAATTCTGACGGAAGCCATAGTAGCTTGCACCGAGACAATTGATCAACACAAAGGCAAGCTCGTCGTTAAGGAAGCACCTAGAGCT GTGAGTGAAAGAGATGATAAGATGCTGACAGAACACATGGCTAAGCTAAGAATGGACAATGAAGAAATCAGCGGGGATGAAGaaagtggagaagaagaagaggacacAGGGATGGGTGAAGTTGACATTGAAGGAGCCGGAATCATTGAGTAG